In Sphingobacterium sp. lm-10, one DNA window encodes the following:
- a CDS encoding ABC transporter permease, with amino-acid sequence MLKHYFTIALRNLKKNKAFTAINIVGLAIGMAGCLMIALWLQNMLRMDRYHKKGDRVYIISNRDDYEGSKFAWINTPKILGEAMGEEFADLDSYSRYGDDNHFLTTYQHKKIKTNTSFVDPGFFDLFDLPLVSGEKRGLLKDPMSIVLTESKAKALFGEEEPIGKIIRIDSVNQVQVQAVIQDIPANSSFDFEALLSWDYAKKIGYYDENWANNSITTFILLKENVQLADFNDKIKTFARDHTNINNTYSKNTSEIFATPYSDHYLYDNGKGGAYTSGRIDLVRLFAWIGVFILLVACINFMNLSTAKSELRAKEVGVRKVVGAGRKSLIVQFLSESMLVSFLAMILAVIIMIIVLPYFNQLVSKDLSISFLTPVTWLFLVAFALLTGLLAGIYPAFFLSRFTPISTLKGKFKGTAKGVSIRSLLVVLQFTLAIILVISTVVVAKQIQHTKDRDRGYQENGLAYTYIEGTIDRHYEQIRDELLASNAVLSVSKNMSPITDRWSSGQGFTSDASTEADKRINYVRFSSDADGVKTLGFELLAGRDIDINTFPTDSLAVLLNESAVQALKLDDPVGSTIMGDGEKRVVVGVIKDFVIGSPFGKQEPAVVLGPHAWFNIIHYRLNPAKNTAESLKAIEAVFKKYNPDYPFLYHFIDQVFKSKFKETQAVGTISMLFAGLTIFIACLGLLALVAYMAETRVKEIAVRKVLGASVTQITLLLSHDFIKLVILAIVIASPVAWWAMNNWLKDYAYRIEIQWYYFLIAGFMAIGISLVTISFQSIKASLAKPIDSLRNE; translated from the coding sequence ATGCTTAAACATTATTTCACGATAGCCTTACGTAATCTAAAAAAAAACAAGGCATTTACTGCCATTAACATTGTCGGGTTAGCGATCGGCATGGCGGGTTGTTTGATGATAGCATTGTGGCTGCAGAATATGCTGAGAATGGATCGCTATCATAAAAAGGGCGATCGTGTGTATATTATTAGCAACAGAGATGATTATGAAGGTTCTAAATTCGCCTGGATAAATACGCCAAAAATTTTAGGGGAAGCGATGGGAGAGGAGTTTGCAGATCTGGATTCGTACTCCCGGTATGGCGATGATAATCATTTTCTAACTACGTATCAACATAAAAAGATTAAAACCAATACCTCTTTTGTTGATCCTGGTTTTTTTGACCTGTTTGACTTGCCACTGGTATCCGGAGAAAAGCGCGGTTTACTGAAAGATCCGATGTCTATCGTATTGACGGAGTCCAAGGCGAAGGCGCTCTTCGGTGAGGAAGAACCTATAGGTAAGATCATCCGAATTGACTCCGTAAATCAGGTACAAGTGCAGGCCGTTATCCAGGATATCCCTGCAAATTCCAGCTTTGATTTTGAAGCCTTGCTATCCTGGGATTATGCTAAAAAAATTGGATATTACGATGAGAATTGGGCGAATAACTCCATTACGACGTTTATTTTGCTGAAGGAAAATGTGCAATTAGCCGATTTCAATGATAAAATAAAAACCTTTGCCCGGGATCATACTAATATCAATAACACCTACAGTAAGAATACATCGGAGATTTTTGCCACACCTTACAGCGATCATTATTTGTATGATAATGGTAAAGGGGGTGCGTATACTAGCGGACGTATTGATCTTGTCCGACTTTTTGCCTGGATAGGAGTATTTATACTATTGGTAGCTTGTATCAATTTCATGAATTTGAGTACCGCGAAATCTGAATTACGCGCAAAGGAGGTAGGTGTCAGAAAAGTAGTGGGCGCAGGAAGGAAAAGCCTAATTGTCCAGTTCCTTTCGGAAAGTATGCTTGTTAGTTTTTTAGCTATGATTCTGGCAGTAATTATTATGATTATTGTCCTTCCTTATTTTAACCAACTGGTCTCAAAGGATCTTTCCATATCATTCTTAACGCCTGTGACCTGGCTGTTTCTCGTTGCTTTTGCCCTATTGACCGGGTTATTGGCAGGTATTTACCCGGCATTTTTCCTTTCCCGATTTACACCGATCAGTACGTTGAAAGGAAAGTTTAAGGGTACCGCGAAAGGAGTTAGTATCCGTTCTTTGCTCGTCGTGTTGCAATTTACTTTAGCCATTATATTGGTCATCTCTACGGTGGTTGTGGCGAAGCAAATCCAACACACGAAGGATCGCGATAGAGGATATCAGGAAAACGGGCTGGCTTATACGTATATAGAGGGTACGATAGATAGGCATTATGAGCAGATTCGTGATGAACTATTAGCAAGCAATGCGGTTTTGTCTGTATCCAAAAATATGTCTCCCATTACCGATCGATGGAGCTCCGGCCAGGGATTTACATCAGATGCTTCAACGGAAGCGGATAAAAGAATAAACTATGTCCGCTTCAGCTCAGATGCCGATGGGGTAAAGACCTTGGGTTTTGAACTGTTGGCAGGGCGAGATATTGATATCAATACATTTCCTACAGATAGCCTAGCGGTACTACTTAATGAGTCTGCTGTGCAAGCGCTCAAATTGGACGATCCGGTAGGCAGTACGATAATGGGCGATGGAGAAAAGCGTGTCGTAGTCGGCGTTATTAAAGACTTTGTGATCGGGTCACCATTTGGGAAACAGGAGCCAGCGGTTGTTTTGGGTCCTCATGCGTGGTTTAATATTATACACTATCGACTAAATCCAGCCAAGAATACCGCGGAAAGCCTGAAAGCGATTGAAGCTGTTTTTAAAAAGTACAATCCTGATTATCCGTTCTTATACCATTTCATTGATCAGGTTTTTAAAAGTAAATTTAAAGAAACCCAAGCCGTTGGCACCATCTCCATGTTATTCGCCGGTCTGACTATTTTTATTGCATGTTTAGGTTTATTAGCCCTTGTCGCCTATATGGCTGAAACTCGCGTAAAAGAAATCGCTGTGCGCAAAGTGTTGGGAGCATCAGTCACGCAAATTACCTTGCTGCTTTCACATGATTTTATTAAGCTGGTTATTTTGGCTATTGTGATCGCTTCACCCGTCGCCTGGTGGGCGATGAATAACTGGTTAAAAGATTATGCGTACCGAATTGAGATACAATGGTATTATTTTTTGATTGCAGGCTTCATGGCGATTGGTATTTCCCTAGTGACAATCAGTTTTCAGTCTATCAAAGCATCACTTGCCAAGCCAATAGATAGTCTAAGGAATGAATAG
- a CDS encoding DUF4236 domain-containing protein: MAWNFRRRIKIIPGVHLNFSKSGISTSIGVRGASVTVGKSGTDLNTSILGLSIYQRQRLTGRSQPNPAVSASPFPNAHQIDDIYSTEIPAITSKGMRGIKELILLAREQRRSFSKNLSRIKLAITDTRVKKLISYLFIYGLANENIIARLNLDLKSQREAVRQTKELIEA; the protein is encoded by the coding sequence ATGGCATGGAATTTTAGAAGGCGGATAAAGATTATCCCGGGTGTCCACCTTAATTTTAGTAAGAGCGGAATTTCGACTTCCATAGGCGTAAGAGGAGCAAGTGTCACCGTCGGTAAGTCGGGCACTGATTTAAATACCAGTATACTTGGGCTTAGTATCTACCAGCGTCAGCGACTTACAGGAAGAAGCCAACCTAATCCCGCTGTTTCTGCAAGTCCATTTCCTAATGCCCATCAAATAGACGACATCTACAGTACTGAGATACCTGCAATAACAAGCAAAGGCATGCGGGGTATAAAAGAGTTAATCCTATTGGCTAGAGAGCAACGAAGGTCATTTTCGAAAAATCTGTCCAGAATTAAGTTAGCAATAACTGATACTAGAGTAAAGAAGCTCATCAGTTATCTGTTCATTTATGGATTAGCAAACGAAAATATAATTGCACGACTGAATTTAGATTTAAAATCTCAGCGAGAAGCAGTAAGGCAAACAAAGGAGTTGATTGAAGCATAA
- a CDS encoding kinase has translation MKTVHVRSIIDSSRSYKYIDDGNPKRGGVKDVYFAPDRQYVVAFFRTPLDFNQRDRIKRIVTLYLDNIKNGNAGDYFLEDIYRWPYDAVERDGKTGVVVPIYDDKFFFGKGYKANNTIKGGEKVGKWFTAPSFRNQQYPLSLDQSELGDWLSYFQIAINICRGVKKMHQMGLAHSDLSYNNVLIDPVTKSANIIDLDGLVVPGLYPPEVIGTADFIAPEVLKTKHLKLNDADRVLPNQKTDLHALAVLIYMYLLRRHPLRGSKIWDLDAEKDELLAMGEKALFVEHPTDYMNIVKAGQLRKWDSFWGNPTQIPYTKTGPYLAELFKRAFIDGLHNPMLRPIANEWETALLKTVDLIQPCSNPTCAEKWYVFDNSAKAVCPFCGTAHQGTLPVIDLYYKFKDKVWKPEGHRLMVYHNQYLFYWHVTRKIIRNETLTDTDKKPVGYFTFYQNKWMLVNQNLSGLRDITEQKDIPTNSMVELTDGKKILLSDEEGGRLLYITITNQ, from the coding sequence ATGAAAACGGTACACGTAAGGTCTATTATAGATTCATCTAGAAGCTATAAATACATTGATGATGGAAATCCTAAACGGGGAGGGGTAAAAGATGTCTATTTTGCTCCCGATAGACAATACGTGGTCGCGTTCTTCCGTACCCCATTGGACTTTAATCAGCGTGATCGGATAAAGCGAATTGTCACGTTATACCTAGATAATATCAAAAATGGTAATGCAGGTGATTATTTCTTGGAAGACATTTATCGTTGGCCGTACGATGCGGTAGAACGAGATGGAAAGACAGGAGTGGTCGTGCCAATTTATGACGATAAATTTTTCTTTGGTAAAGGGTACAAAGCTAATAACACCATTAAAGGTGGAGAAAAAGTAGGAAAATGGTTCACAGCTCCCTCTTTTCGAAACCAGCAATATCCACTTTCTCTAGATCAATCGGAACTGGGAGATTGGTTGAGCTATTTCCAAATAGCCATAAATATCTGCCGCGGTGTCAAGAAAATGCATCAAATGGGGCTTGCTCATTCGGACTTGTCATACAACAATGTACTGATTGATCCGGTGACGAAGTCTGCGAATATTATTGATTTGGATGGATTAGTTGTTCCGGGTTTATATCCTCCAGAAGTGATTGGTACAGCCGATTTCATTGCCCCGGAAGTGTTAAAGACCAAACACCTAAAATTAAATGACGCCGATCGGGTATTGCCCAATCAAAAGACAGATTTGCACGCATTGGCTGTCTTAATATATATGTACTTGCTGCGTCGTCATCCTTTACGTGGTAGTAAAATTTGGGATCTTGACGCGGAGAAGGACGAACTTTTGGCTATGGGAGAGAAGGCTCTTTTTGTCGAACATCCCACAGATTATATGAATATTGTCAAAGCAGGTCAGTTAAGAAAATGGGATTCTTTTTGGGGAAACCCTACGCAGATCCCTTATACTAAAACGGGACCCTATCTTGCTGAACTGTTTAAAAGAGCATTTATAGACGGTCTGCACAATCCTATGCTTCGCCCTATAGCCAATGAATGGGAAACCGCGTTGCTGAAAACGGTAGACCTTATACAACCTTGTAGTAATCCAACATGCGCTGAGAAATGGTACGTCTTTGATAACTCGGCTAAGGCTGTTTGTCCATTTTGTGGTACAGCACATCAAGGTACGCTGCCTGTAATAGACCTTTACTACAAATTTAAAGACAAAGTTTGGAAACCGGAGGGCCATAGACTCATGGTATACCACAATCAATATCTCTTCTATTGGCATGTTACGCGTAAAATTATTCGCAATGAAACGCTTACGGATACTGATAAGAAACCGGTAGGATATTTTACTTTCTATCAAAATAAATGGATGCTCGTAAATCAAAATCTTTCAGGCCTGCGGGATATCACGGAACAAAAGGATATACCTACTAATTCGATGGTAGAGCTTACGGATGGCAAGAAAATTCTACTATCCGATGAAGAAGGCGGCAGGTTACTATACATTACAATTACTAATCAATAA
- a CDS encoding PP2C family serine/threonine-protein phosphatase codes for MKTFLKQVLDEFQVEQNKIVNNTIAKLMQNAKIHQLAKAISASKQEVISLFEMYKEKEEFKDSRLTITNANAKKPYEYQFDFPEFPYIHIKEIRNLDRVSLAFDPEQKRIHGIPQLALTVDLQLIFVHKLEENPTDDVKVISFVVNADPKDLWIHKPSNQNDLYSKPDSDKYVGKFLDKHIVVASQRGRSHAHEGAFRDDDFFVSKLPMDWAIIAMADGAGSAKFARQGSKLATQDVVQGFQNNDILHELDDLCLNYYGNPFIKESQNTLTIDQSIVEIDYAGNNLANTDDSITKSTEEEHLLTVKSSIINILYKPVRNVHARLSEFAKKESIQLKDLHTTLIFALVKKFEFGYVVLSFGVGDCPINIVLDDLDEVHLLNILDIGEFGGGTRFITMPEIFTQPEMPGRFSLNKFDNFSKLVLMTDGIYDAKFITENKLRDKQAWKAFLQDLDGENEDGTKVDFADDEHVDDQLLSWLDFWSKGNHDDRTLAIIY; via the coding sequence ATGAAAACATTTTTAAAGCAAGTATTGGACGAATTCCAAGTGGAGCAAAATAAGATTGTCAACAATACCATCGCCAAATTGATGCAAAACGCAAAGATACATCAACTGGCAAAGGCGATTAGCGCATCAAAACAAGAAGTAATATCCTTATTCGAAATGTATAAAGAAAAAGAAGAGTTTAAAGATAGCAGACTTACGATAACTAATGCGAATGCAAAGAAGCCTTACGAATATCAATTTGATTTCCCAGAATTTCCCTATATTCATATTAAAGAAATTAGAAATCTAGATAGGGTTAGTTTAGCATTTGATCCCGAGCAAAAGCGGATACATGGAATTCCCCAGTTGGCACTAACGGTGGATTTGCAGCTTATTTTTGTACATAAACTAGAAGAAAACCCAACGGATGATGTGAAGGTCATTTCCTTTGTCGTCAATGCGGATCCAAAAGATCTTTGGATTCATAAGCCTAGTAACCAAAACGACCTTTACTCCAAGCCAGATAGCGACAAATATGTAGGGAAGTTTCTTGATAAGCATATCGTCGTAGCGTCTCAAAGGGGGCGTTCACATGCACACGAAGGTGCTTTTCGCGACGATGATTTTTTCGTTTCAAAATTGCCTATGGATTGGGCCATTATTGCCATGGCAGATGGAGCCGGGTCGGCTAAATTTGCGCGTCAGGGTTCCAAGTTAGCTACCCAAGATGTTGTTCAAGGTTTTCAGAACAATGATATACTCCATGAACTAGATGATTTGTGTTTAAACTATTATGGGAATCCTTTTATAAAAGAGAGCCAGAATACCTTGACTATAGACCAATCTATTGTAGAAATAGATTATGCAGGGAATAACCTAGCCAATACAGATGATTCCATAACAAAATCTACAGAGGAAGAACATTTGCTCACAGTAAAGTCGTCTATTATCAATATACTCTATAAACCTGTTCGCAACGTGCATGCACGGTTATCGGAATTTGCCAAAAAGGAATCTATTCAATTGAAAGACCTTCACACCACCTTGATATTTGCATTAGTCAAAAAGTTTGAGTTTGGTTATGTAGTGTTGAGCTTTGGCGTTGGTGACTGCCCGATCAATATTGTTTTAGATGATCTCGACGAAGTCCACTTACTTAATATATTAGATATCGGTGAGTTTGGTGGTGGTACTCGATTCATCACCATGCCAGAAATATTTACTCAACCGGAGATGCCAGGACGTTTCTCACTAAATAAGTTTGACAATTTTTCAAAATTGGTACTCATGACCGATGGTATTTATGATGCTAAATTTATCACCGAAAACAAACTGAGAGACAAGCAGGCGTGGAAAGCCTTCCTGCAAGATTTAGATGGTGAGAATGAAGATGGCACTAAAGTAGATTTCGCAGATGATGAGCATGTCGACGATCAATTATTAAGTTGGTTGGACTTCTGGAGTAAAGGAAATCACGACGATAGAACGCTAGCAATAATCTATTAA
- a CDS encoding TerY-C metal binding domain-containing protein: MRRLPVYFLIDVSESMVGEPIDQVQEGMGTVIRELKTDPVALETVWISIIGFAGKSKVITPLQDVITFYPPKFPIGSGTSLSSGLTELMCAMDRELVTTTYQQKGDWKPIIFLFTDGVPTDDSVDAISKWQTKYSNKVNLIAISLSSNTNYELLGKLTPNVLHFQDTDAQAYKEFFRWVTASIKTTSEGVAHRTSDTLCLEKVNPDVMEKIDLGKSHQIVDENFVVLHAKCSTTEKSYLIKFKKEIEASGIMNLSTRIYQAQGAYKIDDKAYSEYSNTLTQHLKISTQELFGNPNCPCCVHQFSLASCACGKIHCVKGVGENACPWCGRVDFYGVSDGGFDITRTLG, translated from the coding sequence ATGAGAAGGCTACCAGTATATTTTTTAATAGATGTATCGGAATCTATGGTGGGAGAACCTATAGATCAAGTACAAGAAGGAATGGGGACAGTGATACGTGAATTAAAAACAGATCCCGTAGCATTGGAGACCGTATGGATATCCATTATTGGTTTTGCCGGTAAGAGCAAAGTGATTACTCCTTTGCAGGACGTGATCACATTTTATCCGCCAAAATTTCCAATAGGCAGCGGAACATCACTTTCAAGCGGTTTAACAGAATTAATGTGCGCTATGGATAGAGAGTTAGTAACAACTACCTATCAACAAAAAGGCGACTGGAAGCCCATCATTTTTTTGTTTACCGACGGCGTACCCACAGACGATTCGGTAGACGCCATATCAAAATGGCAGACAAAATATAGTAACAAAGTGAATCTGATTGCAATTTCTTTAAGTAGTAACACGAACTATGAGCTGCTGGGCAAGTTGACACCCAATGTATTGCATTTTCAAGATACGGATGCCCAAGCTTATAAAGAGTTTTTTAGATGGGTGACGGCATCTATAAAAACAACGAGTGAAGGGGTTGCTCATCGTACTTCAGATACACTGTGCTTAGAAAAGGTTAATCCCGATGTCATGGAGAAAATTGATTTAGGTAAGAGTCATCAGATCGTAGACGAAAACTTTGTCGTGCTGCACGCAAAGTGTTCGACCACGGAGAAATCATATTTGATCAAATTTAAGAAGGAAATAGAAGCTTCCGGAATAATGAATTTATCCACCCGAATTTATCAAGCGCAGGGCGCTTACAAAATTGATGATAAAGCTTATAGCGAATATTCTAACACACTTACTCAGCATCTAAAGATTTCTACACAAGAATTGTTTGGAAATCCAAATTGTCCTTGTTGTGTTCACCAGTTCAGTCTAGCAAGCTGTGCCTGCGGAAAGATCCACTGCGTGAAAGGAGTCGGCGAAAATGCATGTCCTTGGTGTGGTAGGGTTGATTTTTATGGTGTGTCGGATGGTGGATTTGATATTACTAGAACATTAGGATAA
- a CDS encoding VWA domain-containing protein, whose amino-acid sequence MNRRLLAYFLLDTSGSMRGEPIQALNNGFNGLVSMLRMDPQAMDSLHISVITFDREVHCLVPLTDLASFRPVEILCPESGPTHTGEALEMLHEMVDKELIKGSFERKGDWKPLLFVFTDGKPSDIQKYRMSIAKIKALDFGIIVGCAAGPKSEVSFLKELTNDVVKLDTTDSHTLTTFFRWVSSSIEMGSKSQGTGEGIYLPPPPSELNIIV is encoded by the coding sequence AATAGAAGATTACTGGCTTATTTCCTTCTGGACACATCAGGGTCTATGCGAGGAGAACCTATTCAAGCGTTGAATAACGGCTTTAATGGATTGGTGAGTATGCTTCGCATGGATCCGCAGGCCATGGACTCTTTGCATATCAGTGTCATCACGTTCGATCGTGAGGTACATTGTTTAGTTCCGCTGACAGATTTGGCCAGTTTTCGACCCGTCGAAATATTATGCCCCGAAAGTGGTCCTACGCATACTGGTGAAGCGCTCGAGATGTTGCATGAAATGGTAGATAAAGAACTGATAAAGGGATCTTTCGAAAGAAAGGGTGACTGGAAGCCACTGCTGTTTGTTTTCACGGATGGAAAACCGTCCGACATCCAGAAATATAGGATGAGCATCGCGAAGATTAAGGCGTTGGATTTTGGGATTATTGTGGGCTGTGCCGCCGGACCTAAATCAGAGGTTTCCTTTCTTAAAGAGCTGACCAATGATGTGGTTAAGCTGGATACTACAGATAGCCATACATTGACCACATTTTTTCGTTGGGTAAGTTCCTCCATCGAAATGGGCAGTAAGTCCCAAGGCACTGGAGAAGGCATATACCTCCCTCCTCCGCCAAGCGAGTTAAATATAATTGTTTGA